One part of the Glycine max cultivar Williams 82 chromosome 14, Glycine_max_v4.0, whole genome shotgun sequence genome encodes these proteins:
- the LOC100781772 gene encoding transcription initiation factor TFIID subunit 7 produces MEEQFILRVPPNVAERIERLLNENNASSSEDKSLDLSFREDGRSGTFMIGNEQFPASLLDLPCVVESYKTYDDNSLIKTANIGQMIMVRESGDAAPDVIEYRHGLTPPMRDARKRRFRREPDLNPELVSRVEKDLLKIMAGGTADNLDVETAEQEEGDENARGANKKSAPKPAPKHDIPENLTNAGEADRSDSEESDDSV; encoded by the exons ATGGAGGAGCAATTCATACTTAGAGTTCCACCTAATGTGGCAGAGCGGATAGAGCGTCTTCTGAATGAAAACAATGCTTCTTCATCTGAAGACAAGTCACTAGATTTGTCATTTAGAGAGGATGGAAGAAGTGGTACGTTTATGATTGGGAATGAACAATTCCCAGCTTCtctattggatcttccttgCGTTGTTGAATCCTATAAGACTTATGATGATAACTCTTTGATTAAGACTGCCAATATTGGTCAG ATGATTATGGTGAGGGAATCTGGTGATGCTGCTCCAGATGTAATTGAGTACAGACATGGCCTCACTCCACCCATGAGAGATGCTCGCAAGCGTAGATTTCGCAGGGAGCCTGATCTTAAT CCTGAGCTTGTCTCCCGTGTTGAGAAAGATCTTCTCAAAATCATGGCTGGAGGAACAGCGGACAATCTTG ATGTGGAAACAGCTGAGCAAGAAGAAGGGGATGAGAATGCCCGAGGTGCTaataaaaaatctgcacctAAGCCTGCACCAAAACATGATATTCCAGAGAATCTTACTAATGCAGGAGAAGCTGACAGGAGTGATTCTGAGGAATCTGATGACTCAGTCTGA